One genomic segment of Candidatus Latescibacterota bacterium includes these proteins:
- a CDS encoding sigma-54-dependent Fis family transcriptional regulator: MSDSARILVVDDEAGIRDSLGKILRYEGFDVETAPDGNTALALAERQDFDLVFLDIKMPGLDGLEVLSRLAEGGLTMPVVIISGHGTVDTAVQATKLGAFDFLEKPLDADRVLVTLRNALGWLEQQRQIESLRQRLGEGERIVGESPAVKGLLAAIARVAPTDARVLITGENGSGKELVARRIHRLSARAAGPFVDVNCAAIPNELIESELFGHEKGSFTGAHQQRVGRFEQADGGTLFLDEIGDMALSAQAKVLRVLQEGKLERVGGTVTLQVNVRVIAATNKDLLAEAAQNRFREDLYYRLNVVPLHVPPLRERPEDIPLLARHFMELYLREQGMPARGFSPEALERLRSHPWPGNIRELRNLVERLLIMAPGDRIEAEDVPSAAGGGAPDGESALFAAPTFQAFKDLSEELFLRRKLREHGGNVSRTARALEMQRSNLYKKIEKYGLTGSRPGPEEEGDEED, encoded by the coding sequence ATGAGCGACAGCGCCCGCATCCTCGTGGTGGACGACGAGGCCGGCATCCGGGATTCCCTGGGCAAGATCCTTCGCTACGAGGGCTTCGACGTGGAGACCGCGCCCGACGGCAACACCGCCCTGGCGCTGGCCGAGCGCCAGGACTTCGATCTCGTCTTCCTCGACATCAAGATGCCCGGGCTGGACGGCCTGGAGGTGCTCTCGCGGCTCGCCGAGGGCGGTCTGACGATGCCCGTGGTGATCATCTCCGGACACGGCACGGTGGACACGGCCGTGCAGGCCACCAAGCTCGGCGCATTCGACTTCCTCGAGAAGCCGCTGGACGCGGACCGCGTGCTCGTCACGCTGCGCAACGCGCTGGGCTGGCTGGAGCAGCAGCGGCAGATCGAGTCGCTGCGGCAGCGTCTGGGCGAGGGGGAGCGGATCGTGGGCGAGAGCCCGGCGGTGAAGGGTCTGCTCGCCGCGATCGCGCGGGTGGCGCCCACGGACGCGCGGGTGCTCATCACCGGGGAGAACGGCTCCGGCAAGGAGCTGGTGGCGCGGCGGATCCATCGCCTGAGCGCGCGCGCGGCCGGTCCCTTCGTCGACGTGAACTGCGCGGCCATCCCCAACGAACTCATCGAAAGCGAACTCTTCGGCCACGAGAAGGGCAGCTTCACCGGCGCGCACCAGCAGCGCGTGGGACGCTTCGAACAGGCCGACGGCGGCACGCTCTTCCTCGACGAGATCGGCGACATGGCGCTCAGCGCGCAGGCGAAGGTCCTGCGCGTGCTGCAGGAGGGCAAGCTGGAGCGCGTGGGGGGCACGGTGACGCTGCAGGTCAACGTCCGCGTGATCGCCGCCACCAACAAGGACCTGCTGGCCGAGGCCGCGCAGAACCGCTTCCGCGAGGACCTCTACTACCGGCTGAACGTCGTGCCGCTGCACGTGCCGCCGCTCAGGGAGCGACCGGAGGACATCCCCCTGCTGGCCAGGCACTTCATGGAGCTCTACCTGCGCGAGCAGGGCATGCCCGCGCGGGGCTTCAGCCCGGAGGCACTGGAACGCCTGCGCTCGCACCCCTGGCCGGGGAACATCCGCGAGCTGCGGAACCTGGTGGAGCGGCTCTTGATCATGGCGCCGGGGGACCGGATCGAGGCCGAAGACGTCCCGAGCGCCGCCGGCGGCGGGGCGCCGGACGGCGAGAGCGCGCTCTTCGCGGCGCCGACCTTCCAGGCCTTCAAGGACCTCAGCGAGGAGCTCTTCCTACGGCGGAAGCTCCGCGAGCACGGCGGCAACGTGAGCCGGACGGCCCGCGCCCTGGAGATGCAGCGCAGCAATCTGTACAAGAAGATTGAAAAATATGGGCTTACGGGAAGTCGGCCCGGGCCGGAGGAGGAGGGTGACGAGGAGGACTGA
- a CDS encoding sigma 54-interacting transcriptional regulator → MREPDRNSPQDFQHQAGSAPLPSLASSTDTEAMGDFHFSSESYSLALEYFEKAYRQAQTESQGADLWRLAFKLGESYHRKGLENEAREWFLLSQSRLKGREETLEYGLVLDRIGMVHLYTSSPEEALRFCFQAYELLKNSSLHAEVAENLNRIAIIYSRLGYPREAEEFFTDALVTYRRIDDHRGIIGATMNLGLLKKNACDFEAALGLFNKSMALAAEHSLRGVHISLLLNIGIVYFKQGRHRDASEMFIRARRLAREAGDEAKTTRGTLSLGRVQIQLGNFRRAEQLLLEGRVLAEKNRQQRSLALSGEFLGELYEARDDLEAALANYELSLDLARQLAPKGDVVVEVMQRIARVKLRQGLPLEAIRVAEKALKLTETNGELFEIPHLYRTQARAWLRLENGDKSEIAFRNALQAFQLTQEQIEQDQTKLEYAELLFSRATLEDALRSRKLLEDLLQNQSEEACDRFRFHASLLLARVESWLGDLDRALLAVFDAEGYLPENATDDERDALDRVRMDVEQRKIAQGAGSFGFLPGAQKMPLGGREDLPEDLRLAWRSLFSLCDADAGCLCMDGADGGPFEFLEGMTRGDADGLRDAADGTVADQLETLGPASSVLFQPLVHSGKEMGFLCLWRKRPGEQGFSHEMVRYIAGFARMVTLIAFQERERLARRAVLPHDLPEAAQHIITQDPGMLELLHLAGKVAETDAWVLLSGETGTGKGVLAYAIHRMSDRRERRFVHVNCAALPEELLESELFGHIRGSFTGAIHDKPGLIEEANGGTLFLDEVGKTSLKMQAKLLQFLDTREIRRVGSNDSVPVNVRLVTATKTDLKELARQGLFLEDLYYRLNDFPLRMPPLRERSGDIALLAQYFVDRYGADFGKHPRGISQRALFKLESYAWPGNVRELEKVVKRALLLSPGDQPLTSESVVIEDSLQGSGGNAAILDLNLKRQVGELERQLVVEALQQCDWNRTQASKSLGISYPTLLQKIRKYDLDA, encoded by the coding sequence ATGAGAGAGCCCGATCGAAACAGCCCGCAGGACTTCCAGCATCAGGCAGGTAGCGCTCCCCTGCCGAGTCTGGCCAGTTCGACGGATACCGAGGCGATGGGAGATTTCCACTTCTCCTCGGAAAGCTACAGCCTCGCGCTGGAGTACTTCGAGAAAGCCTACAGGCAGGCGCAGACCGAGAGCCAGGGAGCCGACCTGTGGCGACTCGCGTTCAAGCTCGGGGAGAGCTACCACCGCAAGGGCCTGGAGAACGAGGCCCGTGAGTGGTTCCTGCTGTCTCAGTCCCGCCTCAAGGGCCGCGAAGAGACGCTGGAGTACGGGCTGGTGCTCGACCGCATCGGCATGGTCCACCTCTATACGAGCAGCCCGGAAGAGGCGCTGCGATTCTGCTTCCAGGCCTACGAGCTCCTCAAGAACTCCTCCCTCCACGCGGAAGTGGCGGAGAATCTCAATCGCATCGCGATCATCTACTCCAGGCTCGGCTATCCCCGCGAGGCGGAGGAGTTCTTCACGGATGCGCTGGTCACCTACCGGCGCATCGACGACCACCGGGGCATCATCGGCGCCACGATGAACCTGGGACTGCTCAAGAAGAATGCCTGCGACTTCGAAGCCGCGCTGGGCCTGTTCAACAAGAGCATGGCCCTCGCCGCCGAGCATTCGTTGCGCGGCGTCCATATCAGCCTTCTGCTCAACATCGGCATCGTCTACTTCAAGCAGGGGCGGCATCGGGACGCCTCCGAGATGTTCATCCGCGCGCGCCGTCTGGCCCGCGAGGCGGGCGACGAGGCGAAGACGACCCGCGGCACCCTGTCGCTGGGCCGCGTCCAGATCCAGCTCGGGAACTTCCGACGGGCGGAGCAGCTCCTGCTGGAAGGGCGCGTGCTTGCGGAGAAGAACCGGCAGCAGCGGAGCCTGGCGCTGTCCGGGGAGTTCCTCGGCGAATTGTACGAGGCCCGTGACGATCTCGAGGCCGCCCTCGCCAACTACGAGCTCAGCCTGGACCTGGCGCGCCAGCTCGCGCCGAAGGGCGATGTCGTCGTCGAGGTGATGCAGCGCATCGCCAGGGTCAAGCTCAGGCAAGGACTTCCGCTCGAAGCCATCCGCGTCGCCGAGAAGGCCCTGAAGCTCACGGAGACCAACGGCGAGCTCTTCGAGATCCCGCACCTCTACCGCACCCAGGCGCGGGCCTGGCTTCGTCTCGAAAACGGCGACAAGTCCGAGATCGCCTTCCGCAACGCGCTCCAGGCGTTCCAGCTCACCCAGGAGCAGATCGAGCAAGATCAGACCAAGCTCGAGTACGCCGAGCTGCTCTTCTCCCGCGCGACCCTCGAGGACGCGCTGCGCTCGCGCAAGCTGCTCGAGGACCTGCTCCAGAATCAGAGCGAAGAGGCCTGCGACCGCTTCCGCTTCCACGCCAGCCTGCTGCTGGCCCGCGTCGAGAGCTGGCTGGGCGATCTCGACCGCGCCCTGCTCGCCGTCTTCGACGCCGAGGGCTACCTGCCCGAGAATGCAACGGATGACGAACGCGACGCCCTCGACCGCGTGCGCATGGACGTGGAACAGCGCAAGATCGCACAGGGCGCCGGGAGCTTCGGCTTCCTGCCCGGCGCGCAGAAGATGCCCCTCGGCGGCCGCGAGGACCTGCCCGAGGATCTCCGCCTCGCCTGGCGCAGCCTGTTCTCGCTCTGCGACGCCGATGCCGGCTGCCTCTGCATGGACGGCGCGGACGGCGGCCCCTTCGAGTTCCTCGAGGGCATGACCCGCGGCGACGCGGACGGTCTGCGCGACGCCGCGGACGGCACCGTCGCCGACCAGTTGGAAACGCTGGGCCCCGCGTCCTCGGTGCTGTTCCAGCCGCTCGTGCACTCCGGCAAGGAGATGGGCTTCCTCTGCCTGTGGCGCAAGCGCCCGGGCGAGCAGGGCTTCTCCCACGAGATGGTCCGCTACATCGCCGGTTTCGCGCGGATGGTCACGCTCATCGCCTTCCAGGAGCGCGAGCGCCTGGCCCGCCGGGCCGTGCTGCCGCACGATCTGCCCGAGGCGGCGCAGCACATCATCACCCAGGATCCGGGCATGCTCGAGCTCCTGCATCTCGCCGGCAAGGTGGCCGAGACGGACGCCTGGGTCCTGCTCAGCGGCGAGACCGGCACGGGCAAGGGCGTGCTGGCCTACGCGATCCATCGCATGAGCGATCGTCGCGAGCGGCGCTTCGTGCACGTCAACTGCGCGGCGCTCCCCGAGGAGCTGCTGGAGAGCGAGCTCTTCGGCCACATCCGGGGGTCGTTCACCGGCGCCATCCACGACAAGCCGGGGCTCATCGAAGAGGCCAACGGCGGGACGCTCTTCCTCGACGAGGTGGGCAAGACCAGTCTCAAGATGCAGGCGAAGCTCCTGCAGTTCCTGGACACGCGCGAGATCCGTCGCGTGGGCTCCAACGACAGCGTGCCCGTGAACGTGCGTCTCGTCACCGCCACGAAGACGGACCTCAAGGAACTGGCTCGCCAGGGTCTCTTTCTCGAGGACCTCTACTACCGCCTCAACGACTTCCCCCTGCGCATGCCCCCCTTGCGGGAGCGGAGCGGGGACATCGCACTGCTGGCCCAGTACTTCGTCGACCGCTATGGCGCGGACTTCGGCAAGCACCCGCGCGGGATCTCCCAGCGGGCGCTGTTCAAGCTGGAGAGCTATGCCTGGCCGGGCAACGTGCGCGAGCTGGAGAAGGTCGTCAAGCGGGCGCTCCTGCTCAGCCCGGGCGACCAGCCCCTCACCTCGGAGTCCGTGGTGATCGAGGACTCGCTGCAGGGTAGCGGCGGCAACGCGGCCATCCTCGACCTGAACCTGAAGCGCCAGGTGGGGGAGCTCGAGCGGCAGCTCGTGGTCGAGGCCCTCCAGCAGTGCGACTGGAATCGCACCCAGGCCTCGAAGAGCCTGGGCATCAGCTATCCCACGCTGCTTCAGAAGATCCGCAAGTACGACCTGGACGCCTAG
- a CDS encoding cytochrome c3 family protein: MQSNDTRRKALFPRWTNAIRPLATVAILGGLVYVVVLIAYATSPKTTNVGYAPTQPVPYSHALHVGRLGMDCRYCHTGVETGAKATLPPTQTCMNCHSHVRATSEKLKPVFDSYASGMPVPWVRVHDLPDFAYFDHSAHVRRGVGCVSCHGRVDRMEVVTQVAPLHMGWCLDCHRAPEPNLRPKDQVTSMTWAPEGDALALGAQLRQAYNIQPPTDCSTCHR, encoded by the coding sequence ATGCAGAGCAACGACACGCGACGCAAGGCGCTGTTTCCCCGCTGGACCAACGCCATTCGCCCTCTTGCGACCGTCGCCATCCTCGGCGGATTGGTCTATGTGGTGGTGCTGATCGCCTACGCCACCTCTCCCAAGACCACCAACGTGGGCTACGCGCCCACCCAGCCGGTGCCCTACAGCCACGCGCTGCACGTCGGGAGGCTCGGCATGGACTGTCGCTACTGCCACACGGGCGTGGAGACGGGGGCCAAGGCCACGCTGCCGCCGACCCAGACCTGCATGAACTGCCACTCGCACGTCCGCGCGACGAGCGAGAAGCTGAAGCCCGTCTTCGACAGCTACGCCAGCGGCATGCCGGTGCCGTGGGTGCGCGTCCATGACCTGCCGGACTTCGCCTATTTCGACCACAGCGCCCACGTGCGCCGCGGCGTGGGCTGCGTCTCCTGCCACGGGCGCGTGGACCGCATGGAGGTCGTGACCCAGGTCGCGCCCCTACACATGGGTTGGTGCCTGGACTGCCACCGCGCCCCGGAGCCCAATCTGCGTCCCAAGGACCAGGTCACGTCCATGACCTGGGCGCCCGAGGGCGACGCCCTCGCGCTGGGCGCCCAGCTGCGTCAGGCCTACAACATTCAACCGCCGACGGACTGTTCCACATGTCATCGTTAG
- a CDS encoding TAT-variant-translocated molybdopterin oxidoreductase translates to MSSLDDRQPGSGYWRSLQEYAGTEEFKALCRGEFPEGADRAPDALSRRGFLKIMGASVALAGLAGCRWPRETIVPRAYRPSGIEPGRPRAFATAFALGGDAAGLLVTSYEGRPIKIEGNPDDPISRGSADALAQAAILELYDPDRSRHPMQREGGARKRRDWQAATAAATAMARPLAARGGRGLHVLSEASASPSLDAQRRRFLAAFPEARWHVWEPLNHDHAYAGAALAMGRPLRAVPSLDKARVILTLDADPLSGSPSALANARDWAAGRDPKRAMNRLYAVESHFSITGSMADHRYPLQASRIEAFALSLAAELSRRGGDGGEAQRELRRALGVHLSHEFEESFLSALADDLEHAGRGALVLAGPGQPPLVHALVALMNAQLGAVGNTVRYVEPPAGEETDQLGSLRALTRAMAAGEVQALVMLGGNPVYDAPVDLDFGGALDKVPGSLHLSLHDNETSRRAQWHLPRAHFLESWGDARAWDGTHYTVQPLIAPLYDGRTPGEVLALLGGDAAPQAHAQLRESLQGALGGDAETAWRRLLHDGVLADSRFPAASAALDVDALSAAVAAKPANGGYHGLELELHRDHSLYDGRFANNGWLQELPDPISKITWDNAATMGPDTAAELGLAHGDRVRLSAGGRSLDCAAAVVPGLAHGTVALALGYGRSAAGAVGDGAGFNGYALRASDALHAVGGLAVESLGGSYLLAGTQDHWLIDKVGFEGRQSRIHELVREGSLEEYEANPDFARELDEHPPLVSLWKEFAYEGHRWGMAIDLNSCIGCSACAVACQSENNIPVVGKSEVSRGREMAWIRMDRYFQGEPENPSSVVQPVACVQCEMAPCEQVCPFQATTHSQEGLNDMVYNRCVGTRYCANNCPYKVRRFNFFHYTKDTPEVQKLANNPEVTVRSRGVMEKCSYCVQRIQNTKIQAKNEGRAIADGEIQTACMQTCPTKAIRFGDLNDESAQVRALHGDHRAYTMLAELNIKPRTAYLARVRNPNPRLVSTTHEQRSHS, encoded by the coding sequence ATGTCATCGTTAGACGATCGTCAGCCCGGCAGCGGCTACTGGCGTAGCCTGCAGGAGTACGCCGGGACCGAGGAGTTCAAGGCGCTCTGCCGCGGGGAGTTCCCCGAGGGCGCCGACCGGGCCCCGGACGCGCTGTCGCGTCGCGGCTTCCTCAAGATCATGGGCGCCTCGGTGGCGCTCGCGGGCCTGGCGGGCTGCCGCTGGCCGCGCGAGACCATCGTGCCGCGGGCCTATCGTCCGTCGGGCATCGAGCCCGGGCGGCCGCGCGCCTTCGCCACGGCCTTCGCGCTGGGGGGAGACGCCGCGGGTCTGCTCGTGACCAGCTACGAGGGACGTCCCATCAAGATCGAGGGCAACCCGGACGACCCCATCAGCCGGGGTTCCGCCGATGCGCTGGCGCAGGCGGCCATCCTCGAGCTCTACGATCCGGATCGCAGCCGGCACCCGATGCAGCGGGAGGGCGGCGCGCGCAAGCGCCGCGACTGGCAGGCGGCCACCGCCGCCGCGACGGCCATGGCCCGGCCGCTGGCCGCCCGTGGCGGACGCGGGCTGCACGTCCTCAGCGAGGCGAGCGCGTCGCCGAGCCTCGACGCCCAGCGCCGCCGCTTCCTGGCGGCCTTCCCCGAGGCGCGCTGGCACGTGTGGGAACCGCTCAACCACGACCACGCCTACGCGGGCGCCGCGCTGGCCATGGGGCGTCCCCTGCGGGCCGTGCCGTCGCTGGACAAGGCGCGCGTGATCCTGACCCTGGACGCCGACCCGCTCAGCGGATCGCCCTCCGCGCTGGCCAACGCGCGGGACTGGGCCGCCGGTCGCGATCCGAAGCGCGCGATGAACCGCCTCTATGCTGTGGAGAGCCACTTCAGCATCACCGGCAGCATGGCCGACCATCGCTACCCGCTGCAGGCAAGCCGCATCGAGGCCTTCGCGCTCAGCCTGGCCGCGGAGCTGTCGCGCCGCGGCGGGGACGGCGGCGAGGCGCAGCGCGAACTGCGGCGCGCGCTGGGCGTGCACCTGAGCCACGAGTTCGAAGAGAGCTTCCTGAGCGCCCTGGCGGACGACCTCGAGCACGCCGGCCGCGGCGCGCTGGTGCTGGCCGGCCCCGGGCAGCCGCCGCTGGTGCACGCGCTGGTCGCGCTGATGAACGCGCAGCTCGGCGCCGTGGGCAACACGGTGCGCTACGTGGAGCCGCCCGCGGGCGAGGAGACCGACCAGCTGGGCTCGCTGCGCGCCCTGACCCGGGCCATGGCCGCGGGCGAGGTGCAGGCGCTGGTGATGCTGGGCGGGAATCCCGTCTACGACGCCCCGGTGGACCTGGACTTCGGCGGCGCGCTGGACAAGGTGCCCGGGAGCCTCCATCTCTCGCTGCACGACAACGAGACCTCGCGTCGCGCCCAGTGGCATTTGCCGCGCGCCCACTTCCTGGAGTCCTGGGGCGACGCGCGCGCCTGGGACGGCACTCATTATACTGTGCAGCCGCTCATCGCCCCGCTCTACGACGGGCGCACGCCGGGCGAGGTCCTGGCGCTACTGGGCGGCGACGCTGCTCCGCAAGCCCATGCGCAGCTGCGCGAGAGCCTGCAGGGCGCGCTGGGCGGCGACGCCGAGACGGCCTGGCGGCGTCTGCTCCACGACGGCGTCCTCGCCGACAGCCGCTTCCCGGCGGCATCGGCCGCCCTCGACGTGGACGCCCTGTCCGCGGCGGTGGCCGCCAAGCCCGCCAACGGCGGCTACCACGGCCTGGAGCTCGAGCTGCACCGCGACCATAGCCTCTACGACGGCCGCTTCGCGAACAACGGCTGGTTGCAGGAGCTGCCGGATCCCATCAGCAAGATCACCTGGGACAACGCCGCCACGATGGGCCCGGACACGGCCGCGGAGCTGGGCCTCGCGCATGGCGACCGCGTGCGCCTGAGCGCCGGCGGCCGCAGCCTCGACTGCGCCGCGGCGGTGGTGCCGGGCCTGGCGCACGGCACCGTGGCGCTGGCCCTCGGCTACGGCCGCAGCGCGGCCGGCGCGGTGGGCGACGGCGCCGGCTTCAACGGCTACGCCCTGCGCGCGAGCGACGCCCTCCACGCGGTGGGTGGACTCGCCGTGGAGTCCCTCGGCGGCAGCTACCTGCTGGCGGGGACCCAGGACCACTGGCTCATCGACAAGGTGGGCTTCGAGGGCCGGCAGAGCCGCATCCACGAGCTGGTGCGCGAGGGCAGCCTCGAGGAGTACGAAGCCAACCCCGACTTCGCCCGCGAGCTGGACGAGCATCCGCCCCTGGTGTCGCTCTGGAAGGAGTTCGCCTACGAGGGGCACCGCTGGGGCATGGCCATCGACCTGAACAGCTGCATCGGCTGCAGCGCCTGCGCGGTGGCCTGCCAGTCGGAGAACAACATCCCGGTGGTGGGCAAGAGCGAGGTGTCGCGCGGCCGCGAGATGGCCTGGATCCGCATGGACCGCTATTTCCAGGGCGAGCCCGAGAACCCCAGCAGCGTCGTGCAGCCCGTGGCCTGCGTCCAGTGCGAGATGGCCCCCTGCGAGCAGGTCTGCCCCTTCCAGGCGACCACGCACAGCCAGGAAGGCCTGAACGACATGGTCTACAACCGCTGCGTGGGCACGCGCTACTGCGCGAACAACTGCCCCTACAAGGTGCGCCGCTTCAACTTCTTCCACTACACGAAGGACACGCCGGAGGTCCAGAAGCTCGCCAACAACCCCGAGGTGACGGTCCGCTCGCGCGGCGTCATGGAGAAGTGCAGCTACTGCGTGCAGCGCATCCAGAACACCAAGATCCAGGCCAAGAACGAGGGCCGCGCGATCGCCGACGGCGAGATCCAGACCGCCTGCATGCAGACCTGTCCCACGAAGGCGATCCGCTTCGGCGATCTGAACGACGAGTCCGCCCAGGTGCGCGCCCTGCACGGCGACCACCGCGCCTACACGATGCTGGCGGAGCTGAACATCAAGCCGCGGACGGCCTACCTGGCGCGCGTGCGGAACCCGAACCCCAGACTGGTGAGCACGACGCATGAGCAGCGCAGCCATTCCTGA
- the nrfD gene encoding polysulfide reductase NrfD gives MSSAAIPDPRAQLDVQPGRQPYLVTGGKDFGAVTETVCGIVEARRMPRAWTVALGITVLLVFMLLAMIVYLISTGVGVWGLNNPVAWGFAIVNLVFWIGIGHAGTLISAVLFLFRQKWRTGINRFAETMTIFAVMCAGLFPAIHVGRIWLLHWIFPLPYQQQAWPNFRSPLLWDVFAIGTYALVSIMFWYMGMVPDLATLRDRAESKPRRIIYGLLSLGWRGSNRHWHRFEKAYLLLAGLATPLVLSVHSVVSFDFATAQLPGWHTTIFPPYFVAGAIFGGFAMVATIALPARKLFHLEDIVTPKHLESIAKILLATGMMVGYAYSMEFFTAWYSGNHYETFAFINRALGPYAWAYWIMVSCNVLSPQIFWVKRLRRNLWVMWVVAVLVNVGMWFERFVIVVSSLSRDFLPSAWGHYSPTYVDVLTLIGSFGLFFTLFLLFLRVAPIIAMAEVKTVMPEAHYHDPEHTGAGDYWGDIPGRYDPERPE, from the coding sequence ATGAGCAGCGCAGCCATTCCTGATCCCCGCGCCCAGCTGGACGTTCAGCCGGGCCGGCAGCCGTATCTGGTCACGGGCGGCAAGGACTTCGGCGCCGTCACGGAGACGGTGTGCGGCATCGTCGAGGCGCGCCGCATGCCGAGGGCGTGGACGGTGGCGCTGGGCATCACCGTCCTGCTGGTGTTCATGCTCCTCGCGATGATCGTCTACCTGATCTCGACGGGCGTGGGCGTGTGGGGCCTGAACAACCCGGTGGCCTGGGGCTTCGCGATCGTCAACCTCGTGTTCTGGATCGGCATCGGCCACGCGGGCACGCTGATCTCCGCCGTGCTCTTCCTGTTCCGGCAGAAGTGGCGCACCGGCATCAACCGCTTCGCCGAGACGATGACGATCTTCGCGGTCATGTGCGCGGGGCTCTTCCCGGCCATCCACGTGGGCCGCATCTGGCTGCTGCACTGGATCTTCCCGCTTCCCTACCAGCAGCAGGCCTGGCCGAACTTCCGCAGCCCGCTGCTCTGGGACGTGTTCGCGATCGGCACCTACGCGCTGGTCTCGATCATGTTCTGGTACATGGGCATGGTGCCCGACCTGGCCACGCTGCGCGACCGGGCCGAGAGCAAGCCGCGGCGGATCATCTACGGACTGCTCTCGCTGGGCTGGCGCGGCTCGAACCGCCACTGGCACCGCTTCGAGAAGGCCTACCTGCTGCTCGCCGGTCTCGCGACGCCGCTGGTGCTCAGCGTGCACTCGGTGGTGAGCTTCGACTTCGCCACGGCGCAGCTCCCAGGCTGGCACACGACGATCTTCCCGCCCTACTTCGTGGCGGGGGCCATCTTCGGCGGCTTCGCCATGGTGGCCACCATCGCGCTGCCGGCGCGGAAGCTCTTCCACCTGGAGGACATCGTCACGCCCAAGCACCTGGAGTCGATCGCCAAGATCCTCCTCGCGACCGGCATGATGGTGGGCTACGCCTACTCGATGGAGTTCTTCACGGCCTGGTACAGCGGCAATCACTACGAGACCTTCGCGTTCATCAACCGCGCGCTCGGTCCCTACGCCTGGGCCTACTGGATCATGGTGAGCTGCAACGTGCTCAGCCCGCAGATCTTCTGGGTCAAGCGTCTGCGCCGGAACCTGTGGGTGATGTGGGTCGTCGCCGTGCTGGTGAACGTCGGCATGTGGTTCGAGCGCTTCGTGATCGTGGTCAGCTCGCTCAGCCGCGACTTCCTGCCCTCGGCCTGGGGCCACTACTCGCCCACCTACGTGGACGTCCTCACGCTGATCGGCAGCTTCGGCCTCTTCTTCACCCTCTTCCTCCTCTTCCTGCGCGTGGCGCCGATCATCGCCATGGCCGAGGTGAAGACGGTGATGCCCGAGGCGCACTACCACGACCCCGAGCACACGGGCGCGGGCGACTACTGGGGCGACATCCCCGGCCGCTACGACCCCGAGCGGCCCGAGTAA
- a CDS encoding DUF3341 domain-containing protein gives MSSSKETRFYGYLAEFETVNGLVDACAAIRDAGYTRWDAHTPFPVHGLDGAMGLRTTKLPWVVFFSGLTGAGLGLLLQYWTSAVDYPLIISGKPLFSIPANVPITFEMTILFSALSAFIGMLAFNGLPQFYHPVFHSERFRRATDDRFFITVEARDPRFREDDTRSLLESLGPVQVERLEED, from the coding sequence GTGAGTTCGTCGAAGGAGACCCGCTTCTACGGCTACCTGGCCGAGTTCGAGACCGTCAACGGCCTCGTGGACGCCTGCGCCGCCATCCGCGACGCCGGCTACACCCGCTGGGACGCGCACACGCCCTTCCCGGTCCACGGCCTCGACGGCGCCATGGGCCTGCGCACGACCAAGCTGCCCTGGGTGGTCTTCTTCTCGGGGCTCACCGGCGCCGGCCTCGGCCTGCTGCTGCAGTACTGGACCTCCGCGGTGGACTACCCGCTCATCATCAGCGGCAAGCCGCTGTTCAGCATTCCCGCGAACGTGCCCATCACCTTCGAGATGACCATCCTGTTCTCGGCGCTGAGCGCGTTCATCGGCATGCTGGCCTTCAACGGCCTGCCCCAGTTCTACCACCCCGTCTTCCACAGCGAGCGCTTCCGTCGCGCGACGGACGACCGCTTCTTCATCACCGTAGAGGCGCGCGATCCCCGCTTCCGCGAGGACGACACGCGCAGCCTTCTCGAGTCCCTGGGCCCGGTCCAGGTCGAGCGTCTCGAGGAGGACTAG
- a CDS encoding cytochrome c yields MSSHGDRTRISIIPDMDKQPKYKAQEASPLFVDGRSARADVPGTVARGELRADAALYQGRDGDAWIDSFPVAVDSTLLARGRERFGIFCAPCHGLAGRGDGMVNQRAMALAEGGWTPPSDLTGELIRSRPLGHLYNTITEGIRNMPAYGPQVPPHDRWAIVAYVKALQLSQHATLADVPADQRDLLK; encoded by the coding sequence ATGAGCTCGCATGGAGATCGCACGCGCATCAGCATCATCCCCGACATGGACAAGCAGCCCAAGTACAAGGCGCAGGAGGCCAGTCCGCTCTTCGTGGACGGCCGCTCCGCGCGCGCCGACGTGCCGGGCACCGTGGCCCGCGGCGAGCTGCGCGCCGACGCCGCGCTCTACCAGGGCCGCGACGGCGACGCCTGGATCGACAGCTTCCCGGTGGCGGTGGACTCCACGCTGCTGGCGCGCGGTCGAGAGCGCTTCGGCATCTTCTGCGCGCCCTGCCACGGCCTCGCGGGCCGCGGTGACGGCATGGTGAACCAGCGCGCGATGGCGCTGGCCGAAGGGGGCTGGACGCCGCCCAGCGACCTGACCGGCGAGCTGATCCGCAGCCGGCCGCTGGGCCACCTGTACAACACGATCACCGAGGGCATCCGCAACATGCCGGCCTACGGGCCGCAGGTGCCGCCTCACGACCGCTGGGCCATCGTGGCCTACGTGAAGGCCCTGCAACTCAGTCAGCACGCGACCCTCGCCGACGTTCCCGCCGATCAGCGGGACCTGCTCAAGTAG